A single window of Sphingobacteriales bacterium DNA harbors:
- a CDS encoding thiamine pyrophosphate-binding protein has protein sequence MNGGEIIAKVLQKQGVKFLFTLCGGHISPIFVGAEKIGIRVIDTRHEANAVFAADAVSRLSGVPGVAAVTAGPGLTNTITAVKNAMLAQSPLILLGGAAATILKGRGSLQDIDQMSLMKPNVKWAVSISKVKDIVPVLEKAFRIAQEGVPGPVFVECPIDTLYPEELVREWYGAKSKEVPPRNLEERVIQWYINRHAKKIFEGKDDINFNNTIEKNKISLHQASDINNALKKIESAQKPLLIIGSGAVIQPKKVSELADAVKNLGIPVYLSGMARGLLGKDNFLQMRHKRKEAIKNSDLIILAGVPNDFRLDYGNHIGNRAFISINRSKEDLYKNKKPTIGILADPQEFLIDLASNYSGKYSTWISELKNRDVDREENIEQQSMEEVNGINSLKLFKVLDSKLNDNTILIADGGDFVATSAYTLKPRAPLSWLDPGVFGTLGVGAGFALGAKLVFPEKDIWIIYGDGSAGYSLMEYDTFVRHNLPVISVIGNDACWSQIARDQVDFLKSDCAIGLAHSNYEMIGKSFGAAGKKVENINEFSQSVDEALQMSNQGIPYIINAIIGRTDFRKGSLSM, from the coding sequence ATGAATGGTGGAGAAATTATAGCAAAGGTATTACAAAAACAAGGTGTAAAATTTTTGTTTACGTTATGTGGTGGTCATATATCACCAATTTTTGTAGGTGCCGAAAAAATTGGAATAAGAGTAATAGATACTAGACATGAAGCAAATGCTGTATTTGCTGCTGATGCAGTTTCTAGATTATCAGGAGTACCTGGTGTAGCTGCAGTTACAGCTGGTCCTGGATTAACGAATACAATTACAGCTGTAAAAAATGCAATGTTGGCACAATCTCCATTAATACTACTAGGTGGTGCTGCTGCAACAATTTTAAAAGGAAGAGGTTCATTGCAAGATATTGACCAAATGAGCTTAATGAAACCAAATGTAAAATGGGCAGTAAGTATTTCAAAAGTAAAAGATATTGTACCTGTTTTAGAAAAAGCATTTAGAATTGCACAAGAAGGTGTACCTGGTCCTGTTTTTGTTGAATGTCCTATTGATACTTTATATCCTGAAGAATTGGTAAGAGAATGGTATGGTGCAAAAAGTAAAGAAGTACCACCACGCAATTTAGAAGAACGTGTTATTCAATGGTACATTAATAGACATGCAAAGAAAATTTTTGAAGGTAAGGATGATATAAATTTTAATAATACGATTGAAAAAAATAAAATCAGTCTGCATCAAGCTAGTGATATCAACAATGCATTAAAGAAAATTGAATCAGCCCAAAAACCACTATTGATAATAGGAAGTGGTGCTGTGATACAACCAAAAAAAGTATCAGAACTTGCTGATGCTGTTAAAAATCTTGGTATTCCTGTGTATTTGAGTGGAATGGCAAGAGGATTATTAGGTAAAGATAATTTTCTCCAAATGCGACATAAAAGAAAAGAAGCTATTAAAAACTCAGATTTAATTATTCTAGCAGGTGTACCCAATGATTTTAGATTAGACTATGGCAATCATATTGGAAATAGAGCATTTATTTCTATCAATAGAAGTAAAGAAGATTTATATAAAAATAAAAAACCAACAATTGGTATTTTGGCTGATCCACAAGAATTTCTAATAGATTTAGCTTCTAATTATAGTGGAAAGTATTCAACATGGATTAGTGAGTTGAAAAATAGAGATGTAGATAGAGAAGAGAATATTGAGCAGCAATCTATGGAAGAAGTTAATGGAATAAATTCTTTGAAACTTTTTAAAGTATTAGATTCAAAACTGAATGACAATACGATTTTAATTGCTGATGGTGGTGATTTTGTAGCAACATCTGCATATACATTGAAGCCCAGAGCACCTTTGTCTTGGTTAGATCCAGGTGTATTTGGCACACTTGGAGTTGGTGCTGGTTTTGCACTGGGTGCAAAATTAGTTTTTCCAGAAAAAGATATATGGATTATCTATGGTGATGGTAGTGCTGGCTATAGCTTAATGGAGTATGATACATTTGTAAGACATAATTTGCCAGTGATTTCAGTAATTGGTAATGATGCTTGTTGGTCGCAAATTGCACGAGATCAGGTAGATTTTCTTAAAAGTGACTGTGCTATTGGACTAGCGCATTCGAACTATGAAATGATAGGGAAATCATTTGGTGCTGCTGGAAAAAAAGTAGAAAATATAAATGAATTTAGTCAATCAGTTGATGAAGCATTACAAATGAGTAATCAAGGAATACCATATATTATTAATGCAATAATAGGCAGAACAGATTTTAGAAAAGGATCATTATCAATGTAA
- a CDS encoding hydrolase — protein sequence MNKIGIPKKEHTALIVIDFQEKLVPIVQNVSEVLKNANLLLMSSEILSLTTIITEQYPKGLGRTCNDLYFSSYFPIVEKNTFSCMQNKNLLEILKKNKIKDLIICGIEAHICVLNSCIEAIEMGFTVHVVADAISSRTNENKVLAIKRMLQSGVYITSTEMILFMLLNEAGTDEFKAISKLIK from the coding sequence ATGAATAAGATTGGAATTCCAAAGAAAGAACATACAGCACTTATTGTGATAGATTTTCAGGAAAAGTTAGTTCCTATTGTACAAAATGTTTCAGAAGTTTTAAAGAATGCAAATTTATTATTAATGAGTTCTGAGATACTTTCTCTAACAACAATAATTACAGAGCAATATCCAAAAGGTCTTGGTAGAACATGTAACGATTTATATTTTTCGTCCTACTTCCCTATTGTAGAAAAAAATACATTTAGCTGTATGCAGAATAAAAATCTTCTAGAAATACTTAAGAAGAATAAAATAAAAGATTTAATTATTTGTGGAATTGAGGCACATATTTGTGTATTAAATTCTTGTATAGAAGCTATTGAAATGGGTTTTACTGTACACGTAGTTGCTGATGCAATCTCATCTAGAACTAATGAAAATAAGGTATTAGCAATAAAACGAATGTTGCAATCTGGCGTTTACATTACATCAACAGAAATGATTTTGTTTATGCTATTAAATGAAGCAGGAACAGATGAATTTAAAGCCATTAGTAAACTTATTAAATAA